One region of Vibrio sp. FE10 genomic DNA includes:
- a CDS encoding efflux RND transporter periplasmic adaptor subunit: MNLSKLSVVVVSALLLQACNSGTDHREQPSLLVSTFEVGAPLTDQFRSFNGQVMPAELTPLAFKLAGEIQQVLVEAGDNVEKGQLLATLDNATYLQDLTDAKSQFKLASKQLARGSEMFDSKMLSQSEHDQLTANYKLASANLAAAERKLSYTELLAPFSGTVSTVDKQRFENTTPGETLLSVYQNDKVYVRIQVSDSILASISPDMRSNSYRPDATFGGHSGKYPLTYLEHTSELHPQSRTYEFWMQMQQPESEILPGTSVTVNVDMAKAGLSDVQGYQLPMTTLQAGAEANQFYVWKMEDGQAFKSEVEVDKISGQGALIAHGVEQGELLVNSNLRKLRDGIKLSGKAE, translated from the coding sequence GGTTGTATCTGCGTTATTGCTTCAAGCTTGTAATAGTGGAACTGACCACCGTGAGCAACCTTCACTTTTGGTTTCAACCTTTGAAGTAGGTGCACCACTGACTGATCAATTCAGAAGTTTTAACGGACAGGTGATGCCTGCTGAACTCACACCATTGGCATTTAAGCTTGCTGGTGAGATTCAACAAGTATTGGTTGAAGCCGGTGACAACGTAGAAAAAGGTCAGCTACTGGCGACCTTAGACAACGCGACATACCTTCAAGATCTGACAGACGCTAAATCTCAATTCAAATTAGCGAGTAAGCAACTGGCGCGTGGTTCTGAGATGTTTGACAGCAAGATGTTGTCGCAATCAGAACACGACCAACTGACCGCTAACTACAAACTGGCATCGGCTAATTTGGCGGCGGCAGAGCGTAAGCTGAGTTACACAGAGCTTTTAGCACCATTTTCTGGCACGGTTTCAACCGTCGATAAGCAACGTTTCGAAAACACCACACCGGGTGAAACGTTACTCAGCGTGTACCAGAACGACAAGGTGTATGTGCGAATTCAAGTATCAGATTCGATCTTAGCGTCTATAAGCCCAGATATGCGTTCGAACAGTTATCGACCTGATGCAACCTTTGGCGGCCACTCTGGAAAATACCCTCTAACGTATCTAGAGCACACCAGTGAACTGCACCCACAATCTCGCACCTACGAGTTTTGGATGCAGATGCAACAACCTGAAAGTGAAATTCTGCCGGGTACCAGCGTTACGGTCAATGTCGATATGGCGAAAGCGGGCCTGAGTGATGTTCAAGGTTACCAGTTGCCGATGACGACGCTACAAGCAGGCGCTGAAGCGAACCAATTTTACGTGTGGAAAATGGAAGACGGCCAAGCATTCAAAAGCGAAGTGGAAGTCGACAAGATCAGCGGCCAAGGCGCACTTATCGCGCATGGCGTTGAACAAGGTGAGCTACTCGTAAATTCGAATCTAAGAAAACTCCGTGACGGAATCAAATTGTCAGGAAAAGCAGAATGA